The Episyrphus balteatus chromosome 4, idEpiBalt1.1, whole genome shotgun sequence genome includes a window with the following:
- the LOC129918709 gene encoding prefoldin subunit 3: MDSVEMPKLPENQKSFAGIPEAVFLNEIDAYMFQPENDKNCEKVLQRLDEQHGKYRFMAFNLDARRRKLKQQIPDLQKSLEMIEVLRKQTEARDTQFLLSDQVFIKTVVPPTKHVCLWLGANVMLEYPLDEAEELLKQNMHSALSNLKSVEHDQDFLRDQITTTEVNMARVYNWGVKKRQAASKETSNAAAVMAN; encoded by the coding sequence ATGGATTCTGTTGAAATGCCCAAATTACCAGAgaatcaaaaatcatttgctGGCATCCCAGAGGCGGTGTTCCTCAATGAAATCGATGCATATATGTTCCAAccggaaaatgataaaaattgtgaaaaagtcCTCCAACGTCTCGACGAACAACACGGCAAATATAGATTCATGGCATTCAATTTGGATGCTAGGAGACGAAAGCTCAAACAACAAATTCCCGATTTACAAAAGTCATTGGAAATGATTGAGGTTCTGCGCAAGCAAACCGAAGCAAGAGACACTCAATTTCTTTTGAGTGATCAAGTGTTCATTAAGACCGTTGTTCCACCAACCAAACATGTGTGTCTTTGGCTGGGAGCCAATGTTATGTTGGAATATCCTCTGGACGAGGCAGAAGAGTTGTTGAAACAAAATATGCATTCGGCTTTGTCTAATTTGAAGAGTGTCGAACatgatcaagactttttgagaGATCAAATTACAACAACTGAAGTTAATATGGCTAGAGTTTATAATTGGGGTGTGAAGAAGAGACAAGCTGCCTCGAAAGAAACTTCGAATGCTGCTGCTGTTATGgcaaattga
- the LOC129918708 gene encoding peptide methionine sulfoxide reductase isoform X1: protein MSVIAVLPSGPLSSYPSVKDKSIVKNEQKELNITPVHKLDIPFETATFGMGCFWGAESLYGGTKGIIRTTVGYSGGTLQAPKYRVLGDHTECLEIDYDPTVITYKQLLHLFWNNHEYGLCTPIKRQYMSLILYHNEEQKEIAEASKIAEQKIRTHEKIYTEISPAKEFWPAEDYHQKYRLQGHKDLCQSLGLTTSELLQTSFVGTKLNGYIAGAGGVKLFLEEADKMGLTPSQSEYIRHYVEENEGRGLYC from the exons ATGTCTGTTATTGCTGTTCTACCATCAGGACCATTGAGTTCATACCCAAGTGTTAAGGACAAG tcaattgttaaaaatgaacaaaaagagTTAAACATTACTCCAGTCCATAAACTGGACATTCCATTCGAGACAGCAACATTTGGTATGGGTTGCTTTTGGGGAGCCGAATCATTATATGGCGGAACCAAGGGTATTATTCGAACAACTGTCGGTTATTCAGGTGGTACCCTTCAAGCACCAAAGTATAGAGTCTT AGGTGATCATACTGAGTGCTTGGAAATTGACTACGATCCCACAGTTATAACCTATAAACAATTGTTGCATCTTTTCTGGAATAATCATGAGTATGGACTATGTACACCAATCAAGAGGCAATACATGTCATTGATCTTGTATCACAACGAAGAGCAAAAAGAAATTGCTGAGGCATCAAAGATCGCTGAGCAGAAGATACGTACACATGAGAAAATTTATACTGAAATTTCTCCTGCTAAAGAGTTTTGGCCAGCTGAAga TTATCATCAAAAATATCGCCTTCAAGGACATAAGGATCTCTGTCAATCTCTTGGTTTAACAACATCCGAGCTATTACAAACATCATTTGTTGGCACAAAGCTTAACGGTTACATTGCTGGAGCTGGTGGAGTTAAATTGTTCCTAGAAGAAGCCGATAAAATGGGTCTGACTCCCTCGCAAAGCGAATATATTCGTCATTATGTTGAAGAGAACGAAGGACGAGGATTGTATTGCTGA
- the LOC129918708 gene encoding peptide methionine sulfoxide reductase isoform X3: MLMSNMFKRFFNSFKSIVKNEQKELNITPVHKLDIPFETATFGMGCFWGAESLYGGTKGIIRTTVGYSGGTLQAPKYRVLGDHTECLEIDYDPTVITYKQLLHLFWNNHEYGLCTPIKRQYMSLILYHNEEQKEIAEASKIAEQKIRTHEKIYTEISPAKEFWPAEDYHQKYRLQGHKDLCQSLGLTTSELLQTSFVGTKLNGYIAGAGGVKLFLEEADKMGLTPSQSEYIRHYVEENEGRGLYC; the protein is encoded by the exons ATGTTGATGTCGAATATGTTCAAGCGATTTTTCAATAGCTTTAAG tcaattgttaaaaatgaacaaaaagagTTAAACATTACTCCAGTCCATAAACTGGACATTCCATTCGAGACAGCAACATTTGGTATGGGTTGCTTTTGGGGAGCCGAATCATTATATGGCGGAACCAAGGGTATTATTCGAACAACTGTCGGTTATTCAGGTGGTACCCTTCAAGCACCAAAGTATAGAGTCTT AGGTGATCATACTGAGTGCTTGGAAATTGACTACGATCCCACAGTTATAACCTATAAACAATTGTTGCATCTTTTCTGGAATAATCATGAGTATGGACTATGTACACCAATCAAGAGGCAATACATGTCATTGATCTTGTATCACAACGAAGAGCAAAAAGAAATTGCTGAGGCATCAAAGATCGCTGAGCAGAAGATACGTACACATGAGAAAATTTATACTGAAATTTCTCCTGCTAAAGAGTTTTGGCCAGCTGAAga TTATCATCAAAAATATCGCCTTCAAGGACATAAGGATCTCTGTCAATCTCTTGGTTTAACAACATCCGAGCTATTACAAACATCATTTGTTGGCACAAAGCTTAACGGTTACATTGCTGGAGCTGGTGGAGTTAAATTGTTCCTAGAAGAAGCCGATAAAATGGGTCTGACTCCCTCGCAAAGCGAATATATTCGTCATTATGTTGAAGAGAACGAAGGACGAGGATTGTATTGCTGA
- the LOC129918708 gene encoding peptide methionine sulfoxide reductase isoform X2, which yields MSVIAVLPSGPLSSYPSVKDKSIVKNEQKELNITPVHKLDIPFETATFGMGCFWGAESLYGGTKGIIRTTVGYSGGTLQAPKGDHTECLEIDYDPTVITYKQLLHLFWNNHEYGLCTPIKRQYMSLILYHNEEQKEIAEASKIAEQKIRTHEKIYTEISPAKEFWPAEDYHQKYRLQGHKDLCQSLGLTTSELLQTSFVGTKLNGYIAGAGGVKLFLEEADKMGLTPSQSEYIRHYVEENEGRGLYC from the exons ATGTCTGTTATTGCTGTTCTACCATCAGGACCATTGAGTTCATACCCAAGTGTTAAGGACAAG tcaattgttaaaaatgaacaaaaagagTTAAACATTACTCCAGTCCATAAACTGGACATTCCATTCGAGACAGCAACATTTGGTATGGGTTGCTTTTGGGGAGCCGAATCATTATATGGCGGAACCAAGGGTATTATTCGAACAACTGTCGGTTATTCAGGTGGTACCCTTCAAGCACCAAA AGGTGATCATACTGAGTGCTTGGAAATTGACTACGATCCCACAGTTATAACCTATAAACAATTGTTGCATCTTTTCTGGAATAATCATGAGTATGGACTATGTACACCAATCAAGAGGCAATACATGTCATTGATCTTGTATCACAACGAAGAGCAAAAAGAAATTGCTGAGGCATCAAAGATCGCTGAGCAGAAGATACGTACACATGAGAAAATTTATACTGAAATTTCTCCTGCTAAAGAGTTTTGGCCAGCTGAAga TTATCATCAAAAATATCGCCTTCAAGGACATAAGGATCTCTGTCAATCTCTTGGTTTAACAACATCCGAGCTATTACAAACATCATTTGTTGGCACAAAGCTTAACGGTTACATTGCTGGAGCTGGTGGAGTTAAATTGTTCCTAGAAGAAGCCGATAAAATGGGTCTGACTCCCTCGCAAAGCGAATATATTCGTCATTATGTTGAAGAGAACGAAGGACGAGGATTGTATTGCTGA